Genomic segment of Iocasia fonsfrigidae:
ATGAGCTTATTTTAGATGTTTTTAGTTTTACAAATAAAAAAAACCATGAGTATGATGAGTTACTAGAATTTCTCCATAATAAATTTAAATTGCACAGAGACCTGGTAATTTTATCTGATGAAGATTTTATTGAGCTAATAAGTTTAAATAGGGAAATAGTTACTAGAAATAGAATAGGAGATGATGGTATAACCAAAGAAGGTGATTTGTTTACTGAAGAATACCTTCCTGCTGAATCTATCCTCTATACTTTATTACTTGTTAATGGAATTATTAATGATAAACAGAATTTAATTAAGAAATATAAAAGTGATTTCCCTAAAATTTTACAAATGGGTGGGGATAGTACTATTGGAAAGGGAATTGTAAAAATGAAAATTTGTGATCCTTCTAATGGAGGGGTAAAGGATGAATAAGCTCAAAGATATGGAAAGAGAACGAGCCAGGCTGGGTTTTTATATAGTTAAAGAAATTATTAAACAGGATAATGAAACTGCCAAAAAATTTAAAACACATATTAAGAATATTCCAATGTATATCTATGCAAATGGTCTTATTGCCACTCTAGCTTTTATATTAAAAAAATCGAATCAAAATAATTCAAATAAGCTTAATCTAGAAGAAAAAAGTTATAATTATATTAGCAAAATATTAGTGGATTACTTTGAACAGTATACAATATTAAAAAAAATAGAGGTGCAAGAACAAAAATTAGAAAACCTAATTCAAGAGATTATTAATCTTAGTAGTGAAAAGGAATATAGGCAATACACCTTGGAAGTATTATTTTTTTTGGAATGGGCAGTTAAATTTTCAGAGGGAATGATTGGAAATGAGTAAAGTGAGTAAAAATACCTTCTATTGGAAATATAAAGACAATTGTAAATATAATAATAAAACTTATGAGTTTATGTTTTTGCAGAATATTGATTATGATCAAATTGAAAAGGCAAATATTGAAGATTTAAATTTTAATTATAGGTTAAATAGTATATTATTGAGTAGGACTGAATTAAATAATAAATCACTAGATATACAGTCTTTAGAGGATTTAATATACGACAGTAAGACATATTGCAATCATTTAACGGCAGAACGCAAAATTCCAAAAGAATTATGCAATTATTCGTGTATTGTAAAAGAGTATTGCGAAAATATGAATTTAGAGTTAATAAGTGATAATATGGATATGAGGGTTGATGATAAGTTGATTATTGGACTGGGTAACCCAAGTGTATTAGAAACTTCAATGACTATTCATCATGTATATGGCGTTCCATATCTACCAGGTCAAGCTTTAAAAGGTATTTTTAGAAAATATTTTGTTGATGAAGTTATAGAAAATAAAGGGAGAGATGAGATTGATTTGAAAGACGGTATTAGCAAAGATTTGTATAGTAAGTTATTTGGAGATGATTTTGAAAGTGAAAATGAGGGAAAAGTGAAAAAGTCAGGTATAGTATTTTTTGATGCTTTTCCTATTGAAAATTATAAAATAGATCAAGATATTATAAATGTTCATTATAACAATTATTATCAGGAAAATAAATTTCCTGATGGTACTGATGATCCAAATCTTGTGAATTTTTATGTAGTTAAAGATACTACATTTAAAGTTTTATTTGCTTTAGATAAAAATATATTTAAAGGTTATGAATTTCTATTTGGTAAACTTAAAAAATATATAAAAATGGCATTAGAAGACTATGGAATTGGTGCTAAAACTGCTATTGGTTATGGGTATTTGCAGTCTATTAATAATAATTGAGTTATTTTAAGAAAAAAATATGTGATTAAATAAGAAGGTCTCAAGATATATTTCTAGAATATATATTGATCGAAGGTAACTTTTAGGAGTGATATTTTTGCCGGAAATTCAAGTAGTATCTTTAAGATATGAGATTGAAGATGACCTATCATTGCGCTATGGACATAAATTACGGGGATATTTTGCTAATAATTTCAAAGAGATATTATTTCATAATCATCATGATAATGGAAGTCTCCGTTATGGTTATCCCCTTATTCAATATAAAATTGTAAATAAAAAACCATTTATTCTGGGAATCAATAAAGGTGGAGAGTTAATAACTGAGCATTTTCTTTCTATTGAAAAACTAGTACTGGATAATAAAGAATATCTCTCTCCTGGTGGCAAATTATCTGTTGATAGGGAATTAATAGAAGTTGATAATGATTATGATATGCCAGTCTATAAATATAATTTTATTACTCCCTGGCTAGGACTAAGCCAGGATAATTATAGAGTTTATAGAAGCAAATATATAAAAGCTCCACAAGAAGATAAGATGAATTTTTATAAATCTGTAATCACTGGAAATATTCTCAGTTTTGCTAAAGGAATAGACTGGTGGGTTGAAGAAGAAATTAAAGTAGTACCATCTTTATCTGATATTACAGTAAAATTTAAAGGTGAAGAGATGCTAGGATTTACTGGCTATTTCTTCTCCAATGTATATTTACCAGAATATATAGGATTGGGTAAATCTACTAGTCGAGGGTTTGGTACAATTATAAGGGAAAAAGTAATTTAAAGAAACAATTCTGAAGGAAAATTATTGATGAATAAATATACAGTAGTCGATGATTGCAGTTATATTAGTATCTAGTTGGTGATTAAATTTTGCGGCAAAACTATCAAAACAGGGGTAAAATTTATAAATATACGGTAAAAAAAGAGAGGGTTATCTTCTCAAAAATTGCTGATGATTGCTGTTATATAAACAATCTTGCTCCGTGACGGGTTTAAATAATAAATCCATTATAAGAAGGATTGAAACGATAAGCTATTTCTGCCTGGTTAGAAGTCTCATATCGTTTAAATAATAAATCCATTATAAGAAGGATTGAAACGACACTATTAGAAGCAGATTACTAGCAGCCTTTTTCGTTTAAATAATAAATCCATTATAAGAAGGATTGAAACCAATAATAGTCATCTTGGATTTTTTCTAATTTTTTCAGTTTAAATAATAAATCCATTATAAGAAGGATTGAAACGCGTTGTGGAGTTGACCTCTCCGCAATGGAGGGCCACCGTTTAAATAATAAATCCATTATAAGAAGGATTGAAACTTACTGATTTGGCGGCTTATAACGAAGGGATACTAGGTTTAAATAATAAATCCATTATAAGAAGGATTGAAACGAAATTAATATCTTATCTTATTATTGGATGATATTAGGTTTAAATAATAAATCCATTATAAGAAGGATTGAAACACCTCTATTTTCCTCATTTCCTCAAGCAATATATTTTTGTTTAAATAATAAATCTATTATAAGAAGGATTGAAACACCTCTATTTTCCTCATTTCCTCAAGCAATATATTTTTGTTTAAATAATAAATCTATTATAAGAAGGATTGAAACACCTCTATTTTCCTCATTTCCTCAAGCAATATATTTTTGTTTAAATAATAAATCTATTATAAGAAGGATTGAAACATTGATGTCTCTATACCCTCCGCTTCAGCCAACTTTTGTTTAAATAATAAATCCACTATAAGAAGGATTGAATGTAACATTAATTTTTGCTTTATGGACAAAACTAATATTTATAGTAAAAAATAACTAAAAAATAGAAAAAATCAAGAAAAAACAAGGAAATGATGCCCTCCTGTTGAAATATATGTTTAAAGTAAATATATAAAATAACAGGAGTGTAAAATGTGAAAGGTATATTATCTTATGGTTGCCGCTTTAATAAATTAGAAACAGAAATAACTATTAAGCCTCTAGATGATGATTTAGCAGGTTTTGAAACAACACTTAAAAAGGAATTTATCAGGAAGATTTTTTTTGATTACTATAGTAATATCTATGTTATTAAAGGTTATTATCCTAATAATGACGTTGATGAATGTTTTAAAGGAGTAGAACTAGAAAGATGGGCGAGTTTGAAAAATAGTCATAAAGATGCTGTAAAAAAAGTAAGGATCAGATGGGTTAGGGGAGAACATGTTGACAGAGAAATAAGTTTTAATGCATGTGCTATAAAATATAAAGAAGAAATAGATACTATGAACCATCATTTTTATTTATTATTAATAGATGTAGATAGGGAAAGAGAAATTGGCTATAATAATACAATAACAGTTAATAACAGTAATCTTTTATATATTACCATCAAACCCTATATAGAAAATAAGTCTCTTAATTCCGTACTGAGAAAATTAGATAATAAATATACATCTATAAGTGACCTAAAAAGTAATTATGCTTTAATAAATGACTTGCCTACAACTGGTATAGCAAGCACAAGGAGCATTGTAGAAGAAGATTATTGGGAAATGAAATTACTAGTATTTTCTTTAAGCACAGAATTCAAGTCGGTCTCCTTTGAACTAAATATAAACTTTAATAAAAATGGTTATGATGGGCTAGTTAACAATGGTAGACCTTTGAATATATTGAGGAGAATAATATCAGTACTAACTAGGCATATAAGTAGCGAGGCAATAAAAGATGTAGAAAACATAAAGAAAAATTTTGATATAGAAAAGGTGCTTTTGTCCAGGCAACTAAAGGAAAAGGTGAAAGAAATAATCAAAAGAGAAGACCTGATTATACAGCCCAGCCTTAATTCTATACGTCTTTGTAAGAATAATAATGGTATTGGAATAGGTATGAGCATGAACCAAGAATTAAATTCTCGAATGAACTGGTATCAAAAAGTAAATTTAAAACCACCTAAAAAAGATTTCACATTAGGTAATTATCAACTGAGTTTACCAGATTACGATTATGAATCTTATGATTATTCCAGCTGGAGAACTTTTAAGTATAATTCTAATAAAATGATGAAAGGTGAAGACATAAAGCAGTTACAAATGATCCTTAATCAATTTGGTGCTAATCTTGAAGTGGATGGGTATTATGGTTCTTCAACTAGGAAAGCTGTCATAGGATTTCAAAAGAGTAGTGGTTTATCAACTGATGGTGTAGTTGGACCAAATACTAGGGAAGAGATAAAAAAAGGCCTGGGGATGGAAATTGATAAATTTGAGATTGTCATTACAAGAAATGAAGAAACAGAGAAAACAACTGTAGGACAAATAAATGTTGAAGGAGAAGATATTGGATATACTTTAGAAAGGGCCTGGAAAAATAACCAAAATAATGAAAGTAGAATTCCTGCTGGAGAATATGAGGCTTTTATTAGGAAAGCTGGAACAAGTAAATGGAAATATGATGTAATCCAATTAAAGAATGTACCTGGCCGAACAGCTATACAAATTCATAGGGGTAATATCTATCCACATACAGTGGGTTGTATATTAGTTGGAAAGTATAAAAGGGAAGTGATAGAAAAAATTTATATAAGAGATTATGCAGATGATTATAGCAAAGATATTATAGGTACAGATATGGTTTTGGATAGCAGAGTGGCACTTAATGAAATTATGGATAAATATAAAGAAAAGGGAGGAAAAATTGTTGTAACAATAAAAGACAATTTTTAGATATAATTTAGGCGTAGTAATTCTAAATGACTTTGAAAAAATATAAAATTTTTAATAGAAGGAGAAAGATAATGAAGTTAAAGGGACGATTGTTTTGGCTTTTTATTATAATTATAATTTTAATAGTTTGTTTTATTAGTTTAGATGTAGGGTTGGAAGTTCTGGGAATTAAACAAGAAGAAGTAATAAATTTTACAGATGGAAATTTAGAGCAGATAATTCGAAAGGAGCTTCAAAAAGACTCAGGAGTCATAACAATAAGTGAGGTTAAAGATATAAGAAAATTAGATGCCAGTGATAGTTCAATAACCTCCATAGAAGGGATTAAACACTTAACTAATTTAACTAAGTTAAATCTATCAAGAAATAAAATTGAAGATATTGATGAATTGAAGTATTTAACTAAATTAAGTAGCCTTGATTTAAGTGTTCTTCCCTTATATAAGGAGGGTGATTTAAGTCCATTATCTAAGCTAACAAATTTAAAGTCTTTGAAGCTCTCTAGAAATTATATTGCTGATTTAAGTTCATTACAGAATCTTACTAATTTAACTTATTTAAGACTTTGTTTTAATCAAATAAGTGATATCAGTCCACTAAGAAATCTTACTAATTTAACCGAGTTATATCTTCAAACTAATTACATTGAAAATATAGATCCGTTAGCAAATTTAACTAATTTAAGGATTTTAAATCTAGATATTGAAAATACAATAAATAATGTTGAAGTATTATTGAATTTAAATAAATTAGAAGAATTACATTTATCCAATGTGTATATTGCGAAAGAAGATATAGGGTTGTTGGGAAAACTTAAAAATCTAAATTTAACTGCCCTAAGTTTAGGAGGAAATAATATTGAAGATATAAGTCTACTAAAAGACTTTACTAATTTAATTTATTTAGCTCTTGACGGGAATGAGATAACAGATATATCTCCACTTATTCATATAAAAAAGCTGGAAACACTTTGTATAACCCAAAATAAAATAAAGGATATAGAACCTTTATTGGAGTTAAAAAACTTATCATATGTTGATTTAAGTGATAATGAATTTGATAAAAGCAAAGGTTCAGAAGCAATGAAAATAGTAAATAAATTAAGAGATAGGGGGTCAAAAGTTATTTTAGATTATGATTATTAAGTAGTGTACAGAAGTAAGGTAAAATTAATTAAATGTTGTATAATATTGCTTTAGAAAAAAGCATATATCTAAGAAAATTAGAGTGTCAATTAATTTTATAAATTTGTCCTAGCTTAATTATAAAAATATAAAGGTTGATTTTAATATTAGATAACCCTATTTCAACAAGAAAATTTCTGAAATAGGGTATTTTAATTTCAGGATAGTTATTTAGACTGAGAGAGTATAATATAAATTATTCTTCCAGCAATTCACTAAAAGACTTTCTTAACTGAATAATTATATAGCCCTGAGTATCTCGGTCAGCCTGCTGATAGGTTTCCAGTAGTGAATGTAATAAACGGTAAAATGTTGCTTTTTCCTTATTTTGATCTTGTAATTTATTTTCCATCAATTCCAAAAAAGCTTTTTCTGTTGCAGGAAGATCATTTATAAGATTAATTGCTTGCTCAAGAATTTCTTTATTATTTTTCTTCATAGGCCCTTTCCCTGTTTCCAACCATTTTTTATTAATGCCGAAAACAAGTGAAATAGCATTTAATAATTGACTTGTCGGATTACTATGTCCACTTTCTATTTGTCCTATTGTGGACCGTCCAAAAGAAATTTTATCTGCTAAATCCTGTTGGGTTAAATCATAAATTTTTCTTAATTGCTTGATATTACTTATTATTATGTCGTTATTCATAATTTGAGCTCCTTTATATAAAAAGAGGTAAAAATTTTCCTTGACAATGTTAAATATAAACAATATAATATAAATAAAGGAGGATTAAAGTTTATATTTAACAAAATGATTTGAATTAAAAAAAGCTAGAGTTATCCCTGGCTCTTTCTAAAATAGAAAGGAGGTATCCATCTATTAATCCAGGGTAAAAAGAGAACAGCCGCCAGCTGTTCTGTTAGCTTATTCCATTAATAATTATACCATATGGACAGGTTTTTGTAAATTTGTGGTAGGGGGTGTTTTGCTGGAGTATGGTTCCCGGGAGGGGTTGCTGTGCAAAGAGAAGAGAAATTGCAAGGTCTACCAGAATATCAACCGGGAGATAAGATCTACAAGTTGTTTAATCACGATATAGTAATAATAAGGGGAAAAGATGAGGAGTTTATCATTAAAATTGTCAAGTTGAAAAAGAATAGAAGTGTTTGACCTGGGGCCCTGGGCCGGGAATTTATTTTCTCGGTCCATTTCTTATGCCTAGAAAATATTCTGTTGGTTATTGTATTTAACAAAGGGGGTTTTTATTATGAAAATAACAAAGGTTGATGTAATGCAGGTAGTGACTACAGAGTCAGATGGTTCTGTACGAGAAGATTGGCGGCCGGTAATTTGCCGGATTTATACTGACGAAGGAATATATGGCGATGGTGAGGCAGCACTAGCTTACGGGATTGGGGCACCAGCGGCTTATGGAATGGTCAAGGATTTAGCCAGACTTATTATAGGGATGGATCCCTTAGACAATGAAGTTATTTGGGATAAACTATATAAAAGAACATTTTGGGGACAAAATGGCGGTCCGGTAGTATTTGCTGGTATATCAGCTTTAGATATTGCACTCTGGGATATTAAAGGAAAGTATTTTGATGTTCCCGTTTATAAAATTTTAGGCGGCAAACGTCGTGATAACTTGCGTACATATGCAAGTCAGCTGCAATTTGGCTGGGGGCCAGAATTTCAAGAACTAAGTAAAACTGAAGATTATGTTAAGGCCAGTAAAAAGGCGGTAGAAGAAGGTTATGATTGTATAAAAATAGACTTTTTCACTTATGACCGTGATGGTCGAGCTTTCACTGATGAAGATATGACTCGTTTACGTCCTCAATATTATATCAATCTGGTTGAGGAACGTATAGCAGCTGTTCGTGAAGCTATTGGTCCAGATGTTGATATAATTATGGAGAATCACTCTAATCCTGATGCTAATAGTGCAGTGCAGCTTGGTAGAGTAGCTCAACAATATAATATTTTTTATTTTGAAGAACCAAACACCCCTACACCCAAGAAAGCAAAATATATATGTGATAAGTTAGAAATGCCAATTGCACATGGAGAAAGAGTTTATTCCCGCTGGCAGTATGCACCATATTTTGAAAATCAGTCTGTTCAAGTTATCCAACCCGATCTTGGAAATACCGGTGGTCTGACTGAAGGCAAGAAAATTTGTGATATGGCCTATACTTATGATGTTTCTGTCCAGGCGCATGTCTGTGCAAGTCCAATCTCAACAGTTGCGGCATTGCATCTTGAAAGTGTGATACCAAACTTTGTGATTCATGAACACCATAGAATTAATCTTTGTGATTATAATAAAAAATTGTGTATACATGATTATCAACCTAAAGATGGTAAATATAAAGTGCCAGAACTACCAGGTTTAGGTAATGAGTTTTCGGAATTTGCCTTAACTCATTGTGAAAAAGTTACAGTTGAGTAAAGTCAACTAATTGTAGATTTATTGTGGATGAAGAATTTTAAAAAATAGTCTGGTTTAATCTCTGAACAATGTCAATTCAATAGTTTTATGTCTGAAATTGCTTATAAAATATTAAGATATTTATTATTTATCTAAGTACACAAAGAATTAAAGCATAGATCACTTTTTATATCATTGCTCAGGGATTAAACCTAAACTTAAATTAAATAAGAAATTCAATAAATTATGGATATGATGTTGCTAATAAAAAGTAAAGATATGCTTTATATATTTTATGCCAATATTAAGATTAAGTAAATTGTTATTAATTTAATTAAAAGGGGGAGATATAATGAGTATTAAAGTAATAGAAGAACCTGCACCTAAACCTGGGGTATTAAAAAAACCTGAATTATTTGCACTTTCAATTGGACAGGTTATTGGTGCTGGAGTCATAACACTTATAGTTCCCGCTATGAAAATGACGGGGTACTCTGCCTGGCTGGCCTATTTTATAGCTATTTTTTTTGGTTTTATTACCCTTGCACCTGTAGTTTTTGTAGCTTCAACTGTAAGGCTTGGTGGAGGTTTTTACTCACTTATCTGTGATATGGCAGGGCCTACAGTGTCAGGGATTTATGCCTTTGGTTATCTGGCGCAAACAATCTCACTTTCTTTATTTGGAGTAGCTGCCGCTGAATACATGAGTGATACTTTTCCAGTTTTTTCAGGTTCATTTTCAAAGATCGTAATTGGGATATTTTTGCTCACATTATTTTATTTAGTTAATTTGATGGGTATCAATATCATGGCTACAATACAGAAATATATGACCTGGCTCCTTATTGTTGCTTTATTAATGTTTACTGCTTTTGGCATAGCAAATATTAAGCTTCCAATTTTTGAATTTACTAACCCGGGTTTTCTGGCTAATGGTTGGATCCAATTTACAAAAGGCGGCCTGCTGGAAGCATTGAAAAGTGAGAGCGGGCTGTTGAAAGCTGGTTTTATTCCAGCTATATTGCTATATGTATATTCTACTCAGGGATATATGATGACCATTGCTTATGGTCGTGAATCCAAAAATGCTACTCATGATATTCCTTTTGCAATATTAATGTCAGTTCCTGCTTTGATTGTTTTGTATGTAGGTGTTGCGATTGCTGCAACTGGCAGTTTTTCGATTGCAGAATTTGGCAATTCAACTTCCCTTACTTATGCAGCAAAGGCTATCATGCCTAATTTTTTATTTTATGTTTTTATTATAGCTGGACCAATAATGTGTCTTTTATCAACTCTTAACTCTTCGTTTGCATTTAGTGCTATAACTATTGGTCAAAGCTGTGAAGATGGCTGGCTGCCTAAGAAATTTGGAGAAAGAAATAGCAGAGGTGCTCGCAAATATGTTTTAACATTTATGTATATAATTGGTGTTCTTCCGATTATATTTCAACTTCGAATTACAACGATTACTAACCTAATACAGCTGGTTGTAGCGGCACTAACTTTTTTATATTTTGTGGCCTATTTTAAAATGCCCAGAAAATATCCAGAAGCATGGAACAAATCACATCTTAATATTCCTAACTGGATATATTATACAATTGTTGTTATAAGTCTGCTAGCTAATTTAATAATATTTCTTAAGTCAATAATTAGCATCAGTTTCATACTTGCTATGAGTTTAATAGTAGCTCTGGCTATTGCTATAGCTATTGGAATATGGCGCTCTAGAACAGGAGATATTAATATTCACACTTCAGTCTGGGTTAAATAAAGAATAACTGATTTGGTATTGGTCCTTTAATACCTTGCTAATTCATATTTGATTTGACCTCTCCAAATTTAGCCTGGACAATTATGAATTTAATGGAATTCCTATATATTGTTGCAAAGTTATTATTTTTATTTCATAATCCAGATATGATTATAGATTTCTTTGAAATATAAGTATCTATAAAGGGGTATATTATGGATAGTCAAGCGTTAAAGAAAAAGATAGTATCCATATTTGAAACTGTCCACAGAGCATTTATTTCTGTTGGTGGAGGGTGGCTTGCCAGTTAATTGACAAATAAATTGTTATTTTAGGGGAAGATTATAAAAGTCTTCCTCTTTTTTTATTTAATAATATGATTTTACCATAAAACAAAATATAATCTTCCTTTGTGAGATTATAAAAACTTTAAATATTTGAATTTTAACAAAGTATTAACAGTTTATTAATATCGTTGAAATAAGAATCTGTTATTATACATATTAGTGCACAGAAATTAAGCAGATATGTAATTTTATATTCTATTTATCAACAAAGAATATTTTGCCTGGATAATACTTAGGAGGGAAGGAAATATGTTGAAATGCTGTGCTCACCGCGGTTATTCTTCCAGAGCGCCTGAAAATACTATGGCTGCTATAGAAATGGCCTTACATACATCAGGAATTACTGGAGTAGAGATTGATATTCAACTTACAAAAGACTTAGTTCCGGTAGTAATACATGATTTTTTTATTGATAGAACTACCAATGGACAAGGCTTTGTCAGAGATAAAGATTATCAACAATTAAGTAAATTTGATGCTGGCAGCTGGTTTAAAGCTGAATATAAAGGAGAGAAGATACCAGCGCTAGAGGAAGTATTACAGCTTTTTAAGGAAACAGAGAGTAAAGATGATTTAATAATAGAGATAAAGTCTGACGGACATGATTCTCCTGAAATTGAGAAGAGGGTAATTGAGCTGATAAAACAATTTAATTTGACCTCTCAGGTTTATATAAAATCATTCAATCATGAGATTATAAAATCTATTAATGAGATTGATCCAGGGTTTAACACTGGCTTATTGATAAGTGGTCGCTCTACACTAATACTGGAACAACTTGAGTATACTAGGGCTAGTTTTATATCTATTTCTCATTATTATCTAGACCAGAATATAATTGATCTGATGGAGAGTAATGGGATAGGAATCATGAGTTGGACTGTAAATAAAAGTAGCAATATTAATAGAATTACTGATCTGAGTGATAATATTGTAATAATTACTAATTATCCTGAAAAGGTTTTAGCTAGCAAAATTTAAGACGGTGCTTAATAGTAAAAAATCTGTAATAGAAGAGATATTTAAAGTTGAAAGAAAGGAGAAATTACAAATTGGCTAATATTATCTTGAAAAATGTAAGCAAGAAATATGGTAACAATACCATTATCAAAAATTTAAATCTTGAGATAGAGGATGGTTCATTTACAGTACTTGTAGGACCATCGGGATGTGGCAAGTCAACAATATTAAGAATGATTGCCGGTCTAGAGCAAGTAAATGGTGGAATCATATGCATTGGAAACAGGGAAGTAACAGATGTTCAGCCAGGCAAAAGGGAAATATCAATGGTATTTCAAAATTATGCGTTGTATCCTACTATGACGGTTAAACAGAATATAGAATTTGGTTTAAAGAATAAAAAGGTTGAGAGAAAAGACAGAGAAAAAGTGATCCAAGAAATATGTGAAATTGTTGGATTGTCAGAATGTTTAAATCGAAAACCCGCACATTTATCCGGAGGGCAAAGACAAAGAGTAGCTTTAGCGAGGGCTATGGTTAAAAAGCCTAAGGTATTTTTGATGGATGAGCCCTTATCTAACTTAGATGCAAAGCTTAGAATTCAAATGAGGACTGAACTTATTCAATTACATAAAAGGTTAGGAACGACTTTTCTATATGTTACCCATGATCAGGTAGAGGCTATGTCTATGGGAGACAAGATAGTGGTAATGAACGAAGGAGAAATTAAGCAAGCAGCTAATCCCGTTGAGCTATATAGAGAGCCTGAGAATTTATTTACAGCACAATTTGTTGGAGCGCCACCAATGAACATTATAACATTTGAAAATCCTTCACACGGTTTTACAAGAATTGGGTTTAGACCTGAAAAATCAATTATATCCCAGGATAAATCTGATAATAGTTTTTCTATTCAGGGCAAGATTGTTACGAGGGAGATATTAGGATCAGAAACTATATATCATATTAAAACTAATTTTGGGGGAATAAATGTAAAGTCATATTCTGAAGTTTTTAATGAAAATATAGATATATTTGTAA
This window contains:
- a CDS encoding ABC transporter ATP-binding protein, translating into MANIILKNVSKKYGNNTIIKNLNLEIEDGSFTVLVGPSGCGKSTILRMIAGLEQVNGGIICIGNREVTDVQPGKREISMVFQNYALYPTMTVKQNIEFGLKNKKVERKDREKVIQEICEIVGLSECLNRKPAHLSGGQRQRVALARAMVKKPKVFLMDEPLSNLDAKLRIQMRTELIQLHKRLGTTFLYVTHDQVEAMSMGDKIVVMNEGEIKQAANPVELYREPENLFTAQFVGAPPMNIITFENPSHGFTRIGFRPEKSIISQDKSDNSFSIQGKIVTREILGSETIYHIKTNFGGINVKSYSEVFNENIDIFVNIDYSNIYFFDEEGKRLQGRNELFSILKNKENCLKTNMRGVG
- a CDS encoding APC family permease, yielding MSIKVIEEPAPKPGVLKKPELFALSIGQVIGAGVITLIVPAMKMTGYSAWLAYFIAIFFGFITLAPVVFVASTVRLGGGFYSLICDMAGPTVSGIYAFGYLAQTISLSLFGVAAAEYMSDTFPVFSGSFSKIVIGIFLLTLFYLVNLMGINIMATIQKYMTWLLIVALLMFTAFGIANIKLPIFEFTNPGFLANGWIQFTKGGLLEALKSESGLLKAGFIPAILLYVYSTQGYMMTIAYGRESKNATHDIPFAILMSVPALIVLYVGVAIAATGSFSIAEFGNSTSLTYAAKAIMPNFLFYVFIIAGPIMCLLSTLNSSFAFSAITIGQSCEDGWLPKKFGERNSRGARKYVLTFMYIIGVLPIIFQLRITTITNLIQLVVAALTFLYFVAYFKMPRKYPEAWNKSHLNIPNWIYYTIVVISLLANLIIFLKSIISISFILAMSLIVALAIAIAIGIWRSRTGDINIHTSVWVK
- a CDS encoding glycerophosphodiester phosphodiesterase, with protein sequence MLKCCAHRGYSSRAPENTMAAIEMALHTSGITGVEIDIQLTKDLVPVVIHDFFIDRTTNGQGFVRDKDYQQLSKFDAGSWFKAEYKGEKIPALEEVLQLFKETESKDDLIIEIKSDGHDSPEIEKRVIELIKQFNLTSQVYIKSFNHEIIKSINEIDPGFNTGLLISGRSTLILEQLEYTRASFISISHYYLDQNIIDLMESNGIGIMSWTVNKSSNINRITDLSDNIVIITNYPEKVLASKI